Proteins from one Brevibacillus humidisoli genomic window:
- a CDS encoding LysE family translocator → MEHLWLYVVMSIVLILTPGVDTALVTRSTIAYGKKGGAATALGITTGVIVHTLFAAFGLSAILAQSAFLYEVVKYIGAAYLIYLGISSLWFARKKQTSSTGAEQQERTYHGSSCFNQGLLTNVLNPKVALFFLTFLPQFVQPGGNTLLQFTLLGVTYAVLAIIWLFVYIYLIDLIRGWLQRPSTQRALEGITGVALLLFGLKLAFDRR, encoded by the coding sequence ATGGAGCATCTTTGGTTGTACGTGGTCATGTCGATCGTGCTGATTTTGACACCAGGTGTCGATACGGCGTTGGTGACCAGGAGTACGATCGCCTATGGAAAAAAGGGAGGAGCCGCTACCGCGCTGGGAATAACGACCGGCGTGATCGTGCATACGCTTTTTGCGGCTTTCGGATTGTCAGCGATACTGGCCCAGTCAGCGTTTCTCTATGAGGTGGTGAAGTATATTGGTGCCGCCTATTTGATCTATCTGGGGATCTCTTCTCTCTGGTTTGCCAGGAAGAAACAGACGTCGTCGACAGGTGCAGAACAGCAGGAGCGAACCTATCACGGCTCCTCCTGTTTCAACCAAGGGCTTTTGACCAATGTGCTCAATCCCAAAGTGGCCCTGTTTTTCCTCACCTTCCTGCCGCAGTTTGTGCAGCCAGGAGGCAATACCCTGCTCCAATTTACGCTGTTAGGGGTTACCTATGCCGTCCTAGCGATCATCTGGCTGTTTGTCTACATCTATCTGATCGATTTGATCCGCGGCTGGCTTCAGCGGCCCTCCACCCAGCGGGCCCTCGAAGGGATTACCGGGGTGGCGCTGCTTCTGTTTGGATTAAAACTGGCTTTTGATAGGCGATGA
- a CDS encoding helix-turn-helix transcriptional regulator, translated as MRGDRLLSILLLLQAHGSMTTRQLAEALEVSQRTILRDMDGLSAAGVPVFARRGSQGGWQLSEGYRTNLTGLKKEELLSLLLADSTRILDDLGMSKSFETASLKLLASLPPWFRRDAEYARQRIHIDGAGWYQSPESFPHLPTIQEAVWEERMLWMQYQKGDQVLERTVAPLGLVAKGSTWYLVAERDGGYRSYRVSRVQQARLLEEPVIRPESFDLAAYWEQSVSDFKANLPQYHVLLNTNAGTLRRICRERYSQLGGTKTTDDDRVIATVDFETMDWACEMLLRFGSRVEVLEPQELRLQIAEQARAIMRLYESG; from the coding sequence GTGCGTGGAGACCGACTGCTTTCTATTTTATTGCTGCTGCAAGCACATGGCAGCATGACAACGCGTCAATTGGCTGAGGCCTTGGAGGTATCGCAACGAACCATCCTGCGTGACATGGACGGGCTCAGTGCGGCCGGTGTACCCGTTTTCGCCAGGCGCGGCTCCCAAGGAGGCTGGCAGTTGTCCGAAGGCTATCGGACCAATCTGACCGGGCTGAAAAAGGAAGAGCTTCTCTCCCTGCTGTTGGCCGACTCAACCCGTATCCTGGACGATTTGGGCATGAGCAAATCGTTTGAGACTGCTTCTCTGAAGCTGTTGGCGTCCCTCCCTCCTTGGTTTCGCAGGGATGCGGAGTACGCACGCCAACGGATTCATATCGATGGGGCGGGATGGTACCAATCGCCAGAGTCTTTCCCGCATCTCCCGACGATTCAGGAAGCCGTATGGGAAGAACGGATGCTGTGGATGCAGTATCAAAAAGGGGATCAGGTGCTGGAGCGTACAGTCGCCCCACTCGGATTGGTGGCCAAAGGAAGTACGTGGTATTTGGTCGCGGAGCGGGATGGCGGTTATCGCTCGTATCGTGTCTCTCGCGTCCAGCAAGCTCGTCTGTTGGAAGAACCGGTGATTCGCCCAGAATCGTTTGATCTGGCTGCCTACTGGGAGCAATCGGTGTCGGACTTTAAAGCCAACCTCCCTCAGTATCATGTCCTCTTGAACACAAACGCTGGCACACTGCGGCGAATCTGCCGTGAACGTTATTCGCAGCTGGGGGGAACAAAAACAACGGACGACGACCGGGTGATCGCGACCGTAGATTTTGAAACGATGGATTGGGCCTGCGAGATGCTGCTTCGTTTTGGCTCGCGGGTGGAGGTACTGGAGCCACAGGAACTTCGCCTGCAAATCGCAGAGCAGGCACGGGCGATCATGAGGCTGTATGAATCGGGTTGA
- the def gene encoding peptide deformylase: MAERSIRKIGDPVLRAVCKPVPKITPNVLKLLDDMGETLYATPNRAGLAAPQVGIAKRIVVMDCGEGLIELINPEIVKTAGEQTGPEACLSIPGVYGYVKRARYVKVKTLTRSGDEVFYEGEDDLAVCMQHEIDHLNGVLYIDHVQQGQLFHEQSNKPLNVLEMINLSRRNTM; encoded by the coding sequence ATGGCTGAACGCTCAATTCGAAAGATTGGAGATCCTGTTTTGCGGGCCGTGTGCAAGCCCGTCCCCAAGATAACGCCCAATGTGCTAAAACTGCTTGACGACATGGGCGAAACGCTATATGCCACACCCAACCGTGCAGGACTAGCTGCCCCGCAAGTTGGCATCGCCAAACGGATCGTGGTGATGGACTGTGGTGAGGGATTGATTGAATTGATCAACCCGGAGATTGTAAAAACGGCAGGTGAACAGACGGGGCCCGAGGCCTGCCTGTCGATTCCAGGCGTGTACGGCTACGTGAAGCGTGCCCGCTATGTAAAGGTAAAGACGTTAACCCGCTCGGGTGACGAAGTCTTTTACGAGGGTGAGGACGACCTGGCCGTCTGCATGCAGCATGAGATCGATCATCTGAACGGTGTTTTGTATATCGACCATGTGCAGCAGGGCCAACTGTTTCATGAACAGAGCAATAAGCCGCTCAACGTTTTGGAGATGATCAACCTCTCCAGACGGAATACGATGTAA
- a CDS encoding LysR family transcriptional regulator produces MNPESIRTFLLVAETQSFTKTADVMRVTQSTVTSRIQTLEKELGITLFARTKRSVELTEAGRSIYPLLAESERLWDKSREIAAAANRHTRYTFGATHSVWPMVVDCLQPLLTAESTSVECKTGHSIDVLDWVKKGLVDLGFVYVEPEEQGIEYVILDRKKLVLVQHVSLPDDAPFLYNSWGYEFDSWFEQAAETFDKKVVVDQYALLIELVHRGLGKTYLPEDLARPYLTQGIWRKLAHSDEPPPLAIYQIWSAAAGDPLGRFA; encoded by the coding sequence ATGAATCCGGAATCGATCCGTACCTTTTTGCTGGTAGCGGAAACACAAAGCTTCACCAAAACGGCAGATGTAATGCGTGTCACCCAATCTACCGTGACTTCTCGCATTCAAACGCTGGAAAAAGAACTAGGGATTACATTGTTTGCCCGCACCAAGCGTTCCGTTGAACTGACAGAAGCCGGGCGCAGCATCTATCCCCTGTTGGCGGAGAGTGAGCGGTTATGGGACAAGAGCAGGGAAATCGCCGCCGCAGCCAACCGACACACTCGTTATACGTTTGGCGCCACCCATTCGGTCTGGCCGATGGTAGTGGACTGCCTCCAGCCCTTGCTGACAGCAGAATCGACAAGCGTAGAATGCAAGACGGGTCATTCCATTGATGTTCTGGACTGGGTGAAAAAAGGGTTGGTTGACCTGGGGTTTGTCTACGTGGAACCAGAAGAGCAGGGAATCGAATATGTCATATTGGATCGTAAAAAGTTGGTCTTGGTGCAGCATGTCTCCCTGCCGGACGATGCCCCTTTTCTCTACAACAGCTGGGGATACGAGTTCGACAGCTGGTTCGAGCAGGCAGCAGAGACTTTTGATAAAAAAGTGGTTGTCGATCAGTACGCTCTGCTGATCGAGTTGGTACATCGCGGATTGGGCAAAACCTATCTTCCCGAAGACCTTGCCCGTCCCTACCTCACACAAGGGATATGGCGCAAACTGGCCCATTCAGATGAGCCGCCGCCACTTGCCATCTATCAGATCTGGTCTGCTGCCGCCGGTGACCCATTGGGTCGATTTGCTTGA
- a CDS encoding dipeptidase: MRAEYLDILSVPSISSSEEYRDEMRRCADLLHALLQEIGLERVQCLETKGYPVVYGEWLHQPGQPVILLYGHYDVQPPGDPGAWESPPFTPTIRNERLYGRGAVDNKGQLFIQLEAVRTLLEQRGSLPFNVKVLIEGEEEIGSPSLPGFLERHQALLACDAVVISDTAMLGSGLPSVCHALRGLLHIELEVVGPAQDLHSGSFYGGAVVNPLQVAAELITGMKDKQGRIRIDGFYDHVRMSAEDRRLIQEIPFDEAAIAERIGVPSFGGEADYSHLEKVWLRPTLEVNGMEGGSANTIIPHKARTFLSCRLAPGQDPYDIQQKIERHLEVHQPAGVRIQSSFSGHAYPYLLAADHPLVTAALASLEEVYQRKAYPIRAGGTIPVVEWLSRIYDVPVVMLGFGLPDSGVHGPNEQMPLAQFAKGVETLVNYYLRIGREGKQWLSGTNWHKG; the protein is encoded by the coding sequence ATGAGAGCGGAATATTTGGACATTCTGTCTGTACCAAGTATCAGTTCGTCGGAGGAGTACCGGGACGAGATGAGGCGATGTGCGGATCTGTTGCACGCCCTGCTGCAGGAGATCGGGCTGGAGCGGGTGCAGTGTCTGGAGACGAAAGGGTATCCGGTCGTGTACGGAGAATGGCTGCATCAGCCGGGTCAGCCGGTCATTCTGCTCTACGGCCATTACGATGTGCAGCCGCCCGGCGATCCTGGCGCGTGGGAGAGCCCGCCGTTTACGCCGACGATTCGCAACGAGCGCTTGTACGGCAGGGGAGCTGTTGACAATAAAGGGCAGTTGTTTATTCAGTTGGAAGCGGTTCGCACCCTGCTGGAACAGAGGGGATCGTTGCCGTTTAACGTAAAAGTGTTGATCGAGGGAGAAGAAGAGATCGGCAGTCCCAGCCTGCCTGGTTTTTTGGAGCGTCATCAGGCACTACTCGCCTGTGATGCCGTAGTCATCTCCGACACAGCGATGCTGGGCAGCGGGCTGCCGTCCGTTTGTCATGCGCTGCGCGGCTTGCTGCACATCGAGCTGGAAGTGGTGGGGCCGGCTCAGGACCTGCACTCCGGCAGCTTCTACGGTGGTGCTGTGGTCAATCCGCTGCAGGTCGCAGCCGAGCTGATCACGGGGATGAAAGACAAGCAGGGGAGGATCCGGATTGACGGGTTTTACGATCATGTCCGCATGTCAGCAGAAGATCGACGGTTGATCCAGGAGATTCCCTTTGACGAGGCGGCTATCGCAGAGAGGATCGGGGTACCGTCTTTTGGCGGAGAAGCAGACTACAGTCATCTCGAAAAGGTATGGCTGCGTCCTACACTAGAGGTAAACGGCATGGAGGGCGGTTCCGCAAATACGATCATTCCCCATAAAGCGAGGACGTTTCTCTCCTGCCGCCTGGCACCAGGCCAAGATCCGTACGACATCCAGCAAAAAATCGAACGGCATCTGGAGGTTCATCAACCTGCTGGTGTCCGCATCCAGTCATCTTTTAGCGGCCATGCCTATCCGTATCTGCTCGCTGCTGACCATCCGCTGGTGACTGCGGCACTCGCATCGTTGGAAGAGGTATATCAGCGCAAAGCATACCCGATACGTGCGGGAGGCACAATTCCAGTAGTGGAGTGGCTGAGCAGGATCTATGACGTACCGGTCGTCATGCTTGGATTCGGTCTGCCCGATTCCGGCGTACACGGACCAAACGAACAGATGCCGTTGGCGCAGTTTGCAAAAGGGGTAGAAACCTTGGTCAACTACTACCTGAGAATCGGAAGGGAGGGGAAACAGTGGTTGTCTGGAACGAACTGGCACAAGGGATGA
- a CDS encoding threonine synthase translates to MVVWNELAQGMRCIRCGNQYSLQLYPEGCLSCRQEGAPASLTVRYRQISRHARDRLPFSDYPDGGASDTPLVQLPELAERYGIGKVWLKQEGNNPTGSHKDRMSPLVIAHALSEQKHRLVIASSGNAGVSLAYYAHQVGLSCTVIMAGDISSQVRHALTKWGAVLVKTEDSASRWEKMKQLVYEEGYYPATNFAVPPVGSNPFGVQGYKTVAYELAASAPDYVLVPTARGDLLWGIYEGFCELLAIGQIEKMPKLIAVEPFPRLTRVFAGEPYTAQFTGNTSLHSIAGGTVTYQAAAAVDRSGGTAIAVSDQQAIHAQEEARSWGIPLERSAASVIAALDRLASIVSLTEEDTVVLVGTSRGEWIL, encoded by the coding sequence GTGGTTGTCTGGAACGAACTGGCACAAGGGATGAGATGTATACGATGCGGCAATCAGTACAGCTTGCAGCTGTATCCGGAGGGGTGTCTATCCTGTCGGCAGGAGGGGGCGCCAGCCAGCTTGACTGTTCGCTACCGGCAGATCTCCAGGCATGCCCGTGATCGCCTCCCGTTTAGCGATTACCCAGACGGTGGAGCAAGCGATACACCGCTCGTCCAACTGCCGGAGTTGGCCGAGCGGTATGGCATCGGCAAAGTATGGCTGAAGCAGGAGGGGAACAATCCGACCGGCTCTCATAAGGACCGGATGAGTCCGCTGGTCATCGCCCATGCCCTCAGCGAACAGAAGCACAGGCTGGTGATCGCGTCCAGCGGCAATGCCGGCGTATCCTTGGCCTACTATGCCCATCAGGTGGGCCTGTCGTGCACTGTGATTATGGCCGGAGACATATCGTCGCAGGTGCGTCATGCGCTGACGAAGTGGGGAGCTGTATTGGTCAAAACCGAGGATTCCGCATCGCGCTGGGAAAAGATGAAGCAACTGGTCTATGAGGAAGGTTACTACCCAGCGACGAACTTCGCGGTTCCTCCTGTCGGCAGCAATCCATTTGGCGTGCAGGGGTACAAGACCGTTGCCTACGAACTGGCTGCTTCTGCTCCCGATTATGTGCTGGTTCCTACAGCTAGAGGTGATTTGCTCTGGGGAATCTATGAAGGATTCTGCGAGCTGCTGGCGATTGGGCAAATCGAGAAGATGCCCAAGCTGATCGCAGTCGAACCATTTCCTCGACTCACTCGCGTGTTTGCCGGGGAGCCGTACACTGCTCAGTTTACCGGGAATACATCCTTGCATTCGATTGCCGGTGGCACGGTGACGTATCAAGCGGCAGCTGCTGTGGACAGATCCGGTGGGACAGCAATTGCGGTGTCGGATCAACAGGCGATCCATGCTCAGGAGGAGGCAAGGTCATGGGGGATACCGCTGGAGCGTTCGGCAGCGTCCGTGATCGCTGCTTTAGACAGGTTGGCCTCGATCGTGAGCTTGACAGAGGAGGATACGGTTGTTCTGGTAGGCACCTCTCGAGGAGAATGGATTTTATAG
- a CDS encoding bifunctional transcriptional activator/DNA repair enzyme AdaA produces MNDWMWRAIASCDPAYDGQFYYGLVTTGVFCRPSCRSRTPKRDHVRIFYHPDEARQSGLRPCKRCRPEELDWRSPEEELAKKLVGLITDCYHETLTLADMSQRLFVSPFYLQRCFTRVMKMSPGQYLRKTRIEAAKQLLTTTDTTITEIAQQVGFHSSAHFSSVFHRETSCTPTEYRLRYREPETERMVRS; encoded by the coding sequence ATGAATGATTGGATGTGGAGGGCGATTGCAAGCTGCGATCCTGCTTACGACGGGCAGTTTTATTATGGTTTGGTTACCACCGGCGTGTTTTGCCGACCATCTTGCCGATCGCGGACCCCAAAGCGGGATCACGTCAGGATCTTTTACCACCCGGACGAAGCGCGACAATCGGGGCTCCGTCCGTGCAAACGCTGCCGACCGGAAGAGTTGGACTGGCGCTCTCCTGAAGAAGAGTTGGCCAAAAAGCTGGTCGGTTTGATCACAGACTGTTATCACGAAACGCTTACGCTGGCAGATATGTCACAGCGGCTGTTCGTCAGTCCGTTTTACCTGCAGCGTTGTTTTACGCGCGTAATGAAGATGTCACCGGGACAATATCTGCGCAAGACCAGGATCGAGGCTGCCAAGCAACTGTTGACAACAACGGATACAACGATAACGGAGATTGCCCAGCAAGTTGGCTTCCACAGCAGCGCCCACTTCTCCTCGGTATTTCACCGGGAGACCAGCTGCACCCCGACGGAATACCGACTCCGCTATCGCGAGCCAGAAACGGAAAGGATGGTTCGGTCATAA
- the nrdI gene encoding class Ib ribonucleoside-diphosphate reductase assembly flavoprotein NrdI — translation MYIVYDSKTGNVRRFVQKLTMKSAQIDEALTLEKPFVLVTYTTGYGEVPMNVLQFLRRNHRHLQGVAASGNKNWGQNYARSADVISQLYRVPILCKFELSGTAHDVRTFQERVNQLAAY, via the coding sequence TTGTACATTGTCTACGATTCCAAGACGGGAAATGTAAGACGCTTTGTCCAGAAACTTACGATGAAATCAGCGCAGATAGACGAGGCTCTCACACTGGAAAAACCATTTGTGCTGGTTACCTATACGACCGGATATGGCGAAGTGCCGATGAATGTTTTGCAGTTTTTGAGGCGCAACCACCGGCATCTCCAGGGTGTGGCCGCTTCTGGAAATAAAAACTGGGGACAGAACTACGCCAGGAGCGCCGATGTGATTTCACAGCTGTATCGCGTTCCTATCCTGTGCAAATTTGAATTGAGCGGCACCGCGCACGATGTGCGTACCTTTCAAGAGAGGGTGAACCAACTTGCGGCATATTGA
- the nrdE gene encoding class 1b ribonucleoside-diphosphate reductase subunit alpha, producing the protein MRHIELNHEIVYRREDGFFDLDKDREAVRVYEAEISSSQVSFDSVAERIAYMVDNHYYYDVLSQYSVDQIEEIYRMVNDYEFTFSSYMAISKFYRDYAVTSNDKKQYLETYVDRIIIVALYLAQGEVKKAANYTAAMIEQRYQPATPTFLNAGKARRGEMVSCYLLELDDSLNSITYNLSTAMQLSKLGGGIALNLSKLRARGEEIKGIANASSGVMPVAKILEDSFSYVNQLGQRKGAGAVYINIFHWDANELLDSKKINADEKSRLQSLSIGLICPAIFFELAERDEDLYVFAPYSVYQAYGRHFDDMDLDQMYHELLQHPDVKKKRLMSAREMLVKIAMIQLESGYPYLIFLSNANRQHPLKGVGRIKMSNLCTEIFQLQETSTINDYGVEDIIRRDISCNLGSLNIANVMETGLIRESVHTGMEMLTAVSDMTSVSNAPGVQKANAELHSVGLGAMNLHGYLAKNGIPFESEEAKDFANTFFMMVNFYSLEKSMLIAKERQTMFAGFERSDYATGVYFAKYLAQEYAPRTKKVGALFEGISIPARADWQRLKEEIQTYGLYHAYRLACAPTASISYIQNATSSVMPIVEQIETRTYGNATTYYPAPFLAKENVLLYKSAYNMDMFKLIDLIAVIQQHIDQGISTILYVNSDISTRELARYYIYANRQGLKSLYYTRTNKRGIEECIACAV; encoded by the coding sequence TTGCGGCATATTGAGTTAAATCATGAGATCGTGTACCGCCGGGAAGATGGATTTTTTGATTTGGACAAAGACAGAGAGGCGGTTCGCGTATACGAAGCGGAAATCAGCTCATCACAGGTCAGCTTCGACAGCGTGGCAGAAAGAATCGCCTATATGGTGGACAACCATTACTACTATGACGTGTTGAGCCAGTATAGCGTAGATCAGATCGAAGAAATCTACCGCATGGTCAATGATTATGAGTTTACGTTTTCCTCTTACATGGCCATCTCCAAATTCTATCGCGACTATGCGGTCACGAGCAACGATAAGAAGCAGTATCTGGAGACGTATGTGGACCGGATCATCATCGTCGCGCTCTATCTGGCACAGGGAGAAGTCAAAAAAGCAGCCAACTATACCGCAGCGATGATCGAGCAGCGCTACCAGCCGGCGACACCGACGTTTTTAAACGCCGGCAAGGCGAGACGTGGCGAAATGGTGTCGTGCTATCTGCTGGAGCTGGACGATTCGCTCAACAGCATCACCTACAATCTGTCAACCGCCATGCAGTTGTCCAAGCTGGGCGGCGGGATTGCGTTGAACCTCAGCAAGTTAAGGGCGAGAGGAGAAGAGATCAAAGGGATCGCCAATGCATCAAGCGGCGTGATGCCGGTGGCCAAGATTCTGGAAGATTCGTTTTCCTATGTGAATCAACTGGGTCAGCGCAAAGGAGCAGGAGCGGTCTATATCAATATCTTTCACTGGGATGCCAATGAACTGTTGGACAGCAAGAAGATTAATGCGGACGAAAAGTCGCGCTTGCAGTCGCTCTCGATCGGCCTGATCTGTCCCGCCATCTTTTTTGAACTGGCTGAGAGAGATGAAGACCTGTATGTGTTTGCTCCCTATTCCGTCTATCAGGCATACGGACGGCACTTTGACGATATGGACCTGGATCAGATGTATCACGAATTGCTCCAGCATCCAGATGTAAAAAAGAAGCGGCTGATGAGCGCCCGCGAAATGCTGGTGAAGATCGCGATGATTCAATTGGAGAGCGGCTATCCCTACCTGATCTTTCTCTCCAATGCCAATCGACAGCACCCCTTAAAAGGGGTGGGCCGGATCAAAATGTCCAATCTGTGTACGGAGATTTTTCAATTACAGGAGACGTCCACGATCAACGACTACGGCGTAGAGGACATCATCCGCCGGGATATTAGCTGCAACCTGGGCTCGTTAAACATTGCCAATGTGATGGAAACGGGGCTGATCCGCGAATCGGTCCACACCGGCATGGAGATGCTCACGGCCGTATCGGACATGACCAGTGTTAGCAATGCGCCGGGGGTGCAGAAAGCCAACGCTGAGCTGCACTCGGTCGGACTTGGAGCGATGAATCTGCACGGCTATCTGGCCAAGAACGGCATCCCGTTTGAAAGTGAAGAGGCGAAAGATTTTGCCAACACCTTTTTTATGATGGTCAACTTCTACAGTCTGGAAAAGTCGATGCTGATCGCCAAAGAGCGGCAGACGATGTTTGCCGGTTTTGAACGATCCGATTATGCGACAGGAGTGTACTTTGCGAAATACCTTGCACAGGAGTATGCTCCGCGAACGAAGAAGGTGGGCGCTTTATTCGAGGGGATCTCGATTCCTGCACGAGCGGATTGGCAGCGGCTGAAAGAGGAGATTCAAACCTACGGCCTCTACCATGCCTATCGATTGGCGTGCGCGCCAACCGCTTCCATCTCCTATATCCAGAATGCCACTTCTTCGGTCATGCCGATCGTGGAGCAGATTGAAACCAGAACGTACGGAAATGCCACCACGTACTATCCGGCTCCATTCTTGGCGAAGGAGAATGTCCTGCTCTACAAATCAGCCTACAACATGGACATGTTCAAGCTGATTGATCTGATTGCGGTGATCCAGCAGCACATCGATCAAGGGATTTCCACCATCTTGTACGTCAACAGCGACATTTCTACGAGAGAGTTGGCCAGATACTATATTTATGCCAATCGACAGGGGCTAAAAAGTCTGTACTATACGCGAACGAACAAAAGGGGAATAGAGGAGTGCATCGCGTGCGCGGTGTAG
- the nrdF gene encoding class 1b ribonucleoside-diphosphate reductase subunit beta has translation MRAVNWNKPEDEYSRMFWNQSIQQFWTEEEFPVSSDKNTWIELSDAERDVFKKVLGGLTLLDTKQGGEGMPLILLHVDNLQAKSVLAFMSAMEEIHAKSYSHIFTTLCTAAEIDELFSWVDQHPLLTAKADLITGCYRKLFKPDASGKEIYMAMAASVLLESFLFYSGFFYPLYLSGQGKMTASGEIINLILRDESIHGVFVGLLAQEVFAGLAEQAQREVLAELYDLLERLYTIEKQYTAEIYELVGLQDEVVKFIRYNANKALMNLGLEPHFEHQKINPIVENGLKTDTKNHDFFSLKGNSYHRATRVEMLRDEDFLFDR, from the coding sequence ATGCGGGCTGTCAACTGGAACAAACCGGAAGATGAGTACTCCCGAATGTTCTGGAATCAAAGCATTCAGCAGTTCTGGACAGAGGAAGAGTTCCCGGTCTCATCTGACAAAAACACATGGATCGAATTGTCGGATGCCGAGCGGGATGTATTCAAAAAGGTGTTGGGTGGACTAACCCTGCTGGACACGAAGCAAGGAGGAGAGGGGATGCCCTTGATCCTGCTTCATGTCGACAACTTGCAGGCAAAATCGGTGCTGGCTTTCATGAGTGCGATGGAGGAAATCCACGCTAAGTCGTACAGCCATATCTTTACTACGCTTTGCACCGCCGCAGAAATTGACGAGCTCTTTTCCTGGGTCGACCAGCACCCTCTATTAACTGCAAAAGCGGATCTGATTACAGGCTGTTACCGGAAGCTGTTCAAGCCTGATGCGAGCGGCAAAGAGATCTACATGGCGATGGCGGCAAGTGTGCTCTTGGAATCATTTCTGTTTTACAGCGGCTTCTTCTACCCGCTGTATTTGAGCGGTCAAGGAAAAATGACGGCCAGCGGGGAGATCATCAATCTGATCTTGCGGGACGAAAGCATTCACGGCGTGTTTGTCGGCTTGCTGGCCCAGGAGGTTTTCGCTGGATTAGCGGAGCAAGCGCAGCGAGAGGTCCTTGCCGAGCTGTACGATTTGCTGGAGCGGCTATACACGATAGAAAAGCAGTATACGGCGGAAATCTACGAGCTTGTTGGCTTGCAGGATGAGGTGGTCAAGTTTATCCGCTACAATGCCAATAAAGCCCTGATGAACCTTGGGCTGGAGCCGCATTTTGAGCATCAAAAAATCAACCCGATCGTAGAGAACGGGTTGAAGACAGATACGAAAAACCACGATTTCTTTAGTCTCAAAGGCAACTCCTATCATCGGGCGACCCGTGTCGAAATGCTGCGAGATGAAGATTTTTTGTTTGATCGGTAG
- a CDS encoding Dps family protein produces MNEIVVMLNKQVANWTVLHFKLHNFHWNVKGPQFFTLHAKFEEFYGEAARHIDELAERVLAIGEKPTATLREALELASIREAAGNETAAEMVQALIDDFSLLIDEASLGAEVAESLNDHTTEDLLLDLKAELEKHVWMLRAFAQ; encoded by the coding sequence ATGAATGAAATCGTAGTGATGCTCAATAAACAGGTAGCGAACTGGACCGTCTTGCATTTCAAGCTGCACAACTTCCATTGGAATGTGAAAGGACCGCAGTTCTTTACGCTGCATGCTAAGTTCGAGGAGTTTTACGGGGAAGCGGCCCGCCACATCGACGAGCTGGCGGAGCGGGTCCTGGCGATCGGAGAAAAACCAACCGCGACTCTGCGGGAAGCACTTGAACTAGCCAGCATCCGGGAAGCAGCCGGCAATGAGACAGCAGCAGAGATGGTCCAGGCCTTGATTGACGACTTTTCCCTGCTGATCGATGAAGCCAGCCTGGGTGCGGAAGTGGCGGAGAGCCTGAATGATCATACGACAGAGGACCTGTTGCTTGACCTGAAAGCGGAGCTGGAGAAGCACGTATGGATGCTGCGTGCCTTTGCCCAATAA